The DNA segment ACATGAACATTTACATGCAGTGTGACCGTTTTCCTAACCTACATTTGTGAATACTTCACCGCATCCCGCCTTCACAGCTATCTAACCTGAAACTGCTTTCCTTTCGTAGTAAGCCCACGCATTTGCTCAAACGTACCGCCTGGGAGAGACCCTTTCACTTTGATGTATTTTGGGCTACCCCCCATTGGTACGGTACACTCACATGAAggtgcgtttttttctttttggcgTATTTTTACAAACAAGGGTGGGAAATTTTATAGTTTAAAATAAAAGCGCGCAGTGGCGCTGGGTGATGAAAtagaaaaacaaatgtaaAAGTGTGAAGTGCAAGTTTGTAATTCACGTATGGTGTTATATGGGAATAAGCAGGGAGCCACTGAAGCGGAGGATAAAATCCCAAAGGGCGGGGGCCTATAATAGCTGGGGTGATCACGAAGCGGCACGGTTTTAGGCATATACGGGTGCTCgggaaaatgggaagaggTCACAGGGGAAGTCATACAAGGGGTGGATCATCCACAGTTGGACCATCCCGGAGTGAACCACCCCGGTTACACCGCTAACTGCGCTACATCGCTAACTGCGCTACACCGCTAAGTGCATTACACCTTGCGGAATTGGGCCTTGCTAGAGAAGTATTTGTTCTCGACAGGGTCCGGCCTCGGGTTGATGACAGAAGGATTGAACAGCTCAATGCCCTGCAGGGGAGTGAAGATCAGGGAGGACGACAATCCACCAGTTACTCCACTGGATTGCACGGAGAGATTCTTTCTCTTAGCAACATTATTCACCTTTTGTTTAGACTGGTACTTTAATTTGGTGATATTTGAATTTAGCAGAGCTGCATTTTGGTCGGTGAATGTGTAAAAGTCTTCATTGGAGTTTGGTCCGAAGGGCAACCTATTAATCTGCTTCCTGAGTTCTGTGatttccgttttttcctttaacttCCTATATCTCttccctcctctttttcttttcctcttctcatCAGGCATGGGGAggatttttttctgcttcattGGAGGCGGCTCTtgtaatttaattaaatgaCTTATTAAGTTTTCTCGAAGTAGCAATCCATATTGTCCCTCAGgatactttttaaaatagtCGACTCTTGATGCTAGACTACATTTACCGGCTAACAGACTgatggctttttttttatatgcgtCAGGGACGCTCTGTACAATTTCAGAGGTACTTAAAATACCTATTCCGAATGTCTTCCGTACATTGCTAAGGCCAAGGACAGACTTCTTCGAGCTTCCTACCACTATAAGGTTCTGAGATGATGTGATGGACAGATTTTTTAACGACCCGACTGAGCTAATTAAGCGGGCTGTTAGTGCACTGCCTAAGAGCATGGTCAAATTTGGGGCGAGCAGAAACATCTTGCTCTCTAAGTATAGTAATATCATTCGTCTGTTTTCGTTTAATTCTAATGCCTCATTACAGAAGGACAGGCAATTCTTTAGTGAGTGATCAGATAGGTTGATCCCTGTCGTCATACTTGACGCGACGGTGATAGCCATGACAGTGGTGTTGGGAAGAATATCGGAGAAatcaatatttttcaaatcactttcgttttttattttgctcaCCACGCTGATGTACTCCAGGGGGGTATACACGATGGAGTCCAATTCGGGGAATTTTGTCGAGTAAATATCCTTCACGTATTTATGGATGTTTAGGATTTCTGTGTCTATTTGGATTATTAACTCGATGCATTTTTCGATCAGCACTTCATCTGACTCCTTCGAAGCAGCGGCGTCTTCATCCACGTCGTCTTCTACATCATCCGCTTCTTTGCCTTCTCCAGATGActgcccttttttccttctcttttttgccCGACGAGCTTCTCCATCCTCACCGCCCTCTTCATTATCTTCATCATCTGCACCGCTCCCCTCCTCCATTACATAGTTCCTGATGttattcattattttcaGGAACTCCTCATCATAGAGTAATTCggatattttcctttcctttttttttatcttttcgtTTAGGAACTCTTCGATTGCATCGACAATTTCTTCGTAGTCATCCTCCTCGAACTTGCCTTCCCCCACATGACTGATCTTGTCACCTTCATCTTGTTcgccttccttcttttctgcaTTGAAGTTGATAAAGTTACtctcttcttcaaattcCAGGTCTTCCAAGTCCTGCAGGAACGTGTCCGCCAAGGTCGCctgaaaaatggggaaaggaaagtgaacaaatatatatagagacATACCCTTCACCTCCACGTACGCGTAACATCGCAAAGATTTCGATAGGGGAAGCATCATTATCCTCTTACAAGTATCAAATGATCACCCTAAagggagttttttttctccaaagcACTAACTAAATGGACATGATTTTGCCCCAGTTAGAGGGTATACACAGGAGCCGCCGCAAACGTTGGACACTTACCATTTTGCTTGGCCTTCATATATAGGTGTATTAACTGTGCTTTGGGCGGGTCTTCTGTCAATGCGAccctttccacttttttatgAGAACGAAGGGAAAGCTGGATCAGTCTACCGAGGATAAACAAAGCGGCCCCCGCGCATTCACTTGGGAATTGGCATTTGGGGACCCACGGCGTTTTCTCGCCCTTCACAGAATTCAGCTCTGCTTATCGCATGATGCTGGCAAATGCCTCCGCGAGGCTATTGTACTCTGTTATACAGAACAATTGCCTTTCTTTCGCTGTTCTCACCCCATATGAAAAATCCTTCAACGAATTTGAATTTCCAATCTGGGTTATTCGGAATCTGGGGCATCTAatttagggaaaaaaaaaaaaaaaaaaaaaaaaaaaaattcgcgtCAAAAAGTGGTGCGGtactttgtaaaaaaaaaaaaaaaaaaaaaatgtacatataaaatagtaaaataaaataagaataaaataataataatacatactatatatgtacatatcgCAGCAAAATCGCAAGGCCGACGTCGCGCGAATCAATCAGTTTGTAAGTTCAGTCGGAAGAGAAACTGTTCACCACAGCACGAGGGCCACAAACGGATGCATCATCCTTAGCAAAGGCGAGAACGTATCGCAGTTGCAGTTGTTTTGCTTCGGTACAACATGAGCTAACAAACTGGCGGAGGAAAAATGCgccctatttttttcacataaatTAGATCACTAcgcagaagaaaagaagggacaaaaaagaagagtaagCCCCCAAGGGATGAATACAAAGAAATTGCTCAGCAGAACACAGTCCGAGGGGGGAAGCGCATCCTTGGAGTCTCCCACAAACGAATTGACTTGCCACCAACGGAGGTTTGACCTACGGGTAGCACGGAAGAATCGCTCCATCAAATCAACATGGAAGTGAAGATCCTGCATAGGAACCCGGaggaatacaaaaacaacCCGGGGGCCTCCACCTACAAGCATAGCAGAAATGTCGACCCTAACATTCACCTTTTCCAAAGGGAAATAGAATATAAGAGGGCCCTAAATGCAACGAAAATggataaaatttttgcaaagcCTTTAGTGAAGTGTTTGGATGGTCACGATGATTCAGTCCGATCACTCTGCGTTTCAAATAAATCCCTAACTGATCTGTACAGCGGGAGTTGTAACGGCTTCATTAACATTTGGAATGTGCTTAATAAAacgttaattaaaaaagtgaaagctCACGAAGGATTCGTGAGGGCACTGTGCATCAGTCACGATGAGAAATTCCTCTTCAGTTGTGGCGATGACAAATATATTAAGCAGTGGGTTATTGATAAGAGCGGAGGGGTGAGCGATATAGGCGGCCGGGAGGATGCCAATAGCTTATCCCCCTCTGAGCTCGTACGAGGGGAGGGATCGCTtgtagctagccaaaatatGATGAACCTGAGCCACCTATCCGATGAAGTGACACCGAAGAAAATCTACGTCTGCAAAAGCGTGCCCAACAGTATCGATAAACATTTCTCAGAACCGCTAATAATATCAGGAAGTCAACACTTAGATGTCTGGGACTACTACAGAAACAATGCCATAGCTAGTTTCGATTACAACAGTGAGTACATATATTACGTGAAGTTCAATTACGCACAGAGAAACCTAGTTGGGTTAACTCTTTCTGATAATTCTGTAGGGCTAGCTGACATAAGAACCAAGACACCCatcaaaaaaatgttcttaaaaTACAGATGCAATTCTCTAAGTTGGAATAATATGAATCCAAAACAGTTTGTCGTGGCGAATGAAGACTCCAACCTCTACACCTTTGACATGAGACACTTAAAAACGGCTACTCTTGTGCACAAAGGTTTTGTAAATGCCGTGTTGGATGTAGATTACTCTCCCATTGGAGACAAATTTGTTGCTTGTTCGTATGACAAAACAGTTAGATTATTTAATAGCGATGAAACAACGAGTTATGATGTGTACCACACGAAGAGAATGCAGCATGTCCTCTGTTGTAAGTTTAGCTTAGACACCAAGTACGTCTACACCGGTAGCTCAGACATGTGTATTCGTATTTGGAAATCTTGTTCTCATGAGCCAACTGGCATTCTGTCCAACAAGGAAAAGCAAGCCATAAATTATCGAAACAAACTGAAGGAGAAATATTCTTCGCTCAAGGAAATTAGGCGCATCAGAAATCACCACCATGTACCTGCGCTCATCAAGAGTATGTCTGACAAAAAGAAGGTAATGTTGGAGGCCAAGAGGAGGCGCGAGAATAACAGAGTCAAACACTCGAAAGACACAGATCAGCTTCCCATTccggagaagaaaaaaatattcgtcACGGAGCAGTAGCGCCTATAGCAGGTATAGCGCGTTAGGGAAGTGGGAGCAggaaacacattttttctttttctttttttttttttaagttcttCTATAACTACTTCGTTTGCACATATCAtgttaccattttttttttccgtcatatacatttataattttatttttcttttcctcattttgtgaAATATGAGGCGGGATACCCCGAATGCTACGTGGATCGCTCTCTAATAGCGGATAAGTGGTTCCAACCCGCCCTTGGCGAATTTATTCAAATCTTTCTAActgttaaaaaattgtcctgGGATACTTTTACTTGAATACGCGCAGGTCGCGTATATAGTTAAtcctttatatttaaagAAATCCCCAAAGAGGAGgatcctcctctttttcagCTTTGGTTTATGGAACAAATAGTAACCTCCTATAAATATACGGGCAGAATCCCAGAGTtcagggaaaaaaggaaacccaGACGAACAACAGAAAATACTATGCAAGggactaattttttttctttttcctaaatttaaatatttttcttacctTTCATCTCACCTTGTGTGCCCCTTAACCCTGATCGCCAAAATGGTTACCTCAaccacttttctttttatttgtttctcCGGCCAGAAGTGTTCAGTcacatggtttagggttcatggatttagggtttggggttcagggttccgggttcacgGTCTAGGGCTTTAGGGtctagggttttagggtttagggtttaggggtttagggtttagggttcaaggtttaggggtttagggtttagggtttagggttcagggtttagggtttcagggtttagggtttagggtttagggttcagggtttagggttcatggtttcaGGCTTTAGCGTTCAGGCTTTAGTGTTCAGGCTTTAAGGTTCAAGGTATGgggcttagggttcagggtttagggttcaaggtttaggagtttagggtttagggtttagggttcagggtttagggtttaggtttagggtttcagggtttaggtttgagggtttagggtttcgggtttagggtttcgggtttagggtttcgggtttagggtttagggttcaaggattaggggtttagggtttagcgtttagggtttagggttcatgggtttagggtttagggttcatgggtttagggtttagggttcatgggtttagggtttagggttcatgggtttagggtttagggttcatgggtttagggtttagggttcatgggtttagggtttagggttcatgggtttagtaTTTAGGgattaggttttagggtttaggttttacaGTTCAGGCTTTATGGTTCAaggtttatggttcagggtttagggttcagggtttaggttttcagtattcagggtttatagtttagggtttagagttcagggtttagagttcagggtttagagttcagggtttagggttcagggtttatggtctagggtttaggattcagggttcagtttgagggtttagggttcaggttttagggtttataaTTTAGGTTTtctaggatttagggtttagggtttatggttttagggtttagggtttagggtgctaggttccgggttcagtatttaggctttagggtttagggttcagggtttcggtaatttcttctttgaggaaggtaagaagggttcagggtttaggtaatttcttcttagaggaaggtaagaagggttcaaggtttaggtaatctcttcttagaggaaggtcagaagggttcagggtttagttaatttcttcttagagggaaggtaagttgtagtcgggcaaaataatcccttcttaagGGTGACGTAAGAACAaggaaggggcaaaataatcccttctcaaaggaaggataagaaaattaaggggggaaaaagtaaaagggggaaaaataatctgttcttcgaggaaggtaagaagggttcagggtttaggtaatctcttcttagagggagttaaaaaggagtagtaaggacaAAAGAATCCCTTCTTAAGcagaaaggagagaaagTAATCTCCTgttaggggaaggtaaggagtagtaagggacaaaataattcttcttcttagaggggaaggtaaggaagttatctcttcttaagcTAAGGAGAAGGGAGTAAAGTAAtcacttcttagaggaaggggttgaagtaatctctttttagagcacagtaaggagtagtaaggcaaaataatctcttcttaagggaagggtaTAAAAAGGATCCTGCTTAGaggtagaaaaataaaagggggaaaaaataaaagggggacaaaataatctcttcttagagaaaaggtaaggaaagaagtaagaagggacaaaataatctcttcttagaggaaggtaagaggggttccgggtttaggtaatctcttcttagaggaaggtaaggagaaagtaaaaaggaaggcaaaataatctcttcttagaggaaggaagaaagaaagtaaGTAGTAgtggagcaaaataatctcttcttaaaggaaggagaggaaTATAGAAGGggcacaaaataatctcctcttagaggggaaggtaaggagaaagtaagaggacaaaataatctcttcgtagaggggaaggtaaggattaaggaaggggggacagaataatctcttcctggaggaaggtaaagagtagtagggaaaaataatatattcttagaaaaagggaagggagtagtagggaaaaataatatattcttagaaaaagggaagggagtagtagggcaaaataatcacttcttagaggggaaggtaaagagtagtagggcaaaataatttcttcttagaggggacggtaaggagtaaggagtagtaaggcaaaataacaTCTTCCTagagaggaaggtaaggtgttgtaaggcaaaataatctattcttagaggaaggaaaaagtgaaagggggggcaaaataatctcctcttatggaaaggtaaggaagttatctgttcttaaaggaagaagaaggaagtgcaaaataatctctccTTAAGGGACGTTGTGGCTTAAGGAAGGCAatataatcccttcttaaggggaagtaaggagaaaggaaggaaggcaaaataatctcttcttagagaacggtaaggagtagtgaggggcaaaataatctcttcttaagggaacgtaaggattaaggaaggggacaaaataattcttcttcttagaggggaaggataaggagtagtagggcaaaataaatctcttcttagaggaaggaaggaagaaaacaaaggTGGGacaaagtaatctcttcttagaggggaaggtaaggagaagaaaataaaaggggggtggcaaaataatcccttcttcaggagaaaggagagaaaataatctcctgttagggaaagtaaggagtagtgagggcataataatctcctcttagaggggaaggtaaaaagtagtaaggggcaaaataatctcttattagaggggaaggtaaggaggaGGAGTAGTGGGtcagaataatctcttcttatagggaggtaaggaattataggggcaaaataatctcttcttaagagagaggtaaagagtagtaaggcaaaataatctcttcttagaggaaggaagggaaggagtagtgaggcaaaataatctcttcttagaggggaaggtaagggagttatctcttcttagagaacggtatAGAGTAATAAGGCAACATAATCtattcttagaggggaaggtaaggggAAAGTagaaagggacaaaataatctcttcctgcataaaggtaaggagtaagtTGTAGTCGGgcaaagtaatctcttcttagaggggaaggataaggagtagtgggggagcaaaataatctcttcttagaggggaaggtaaggagtagtaagggacaaaataatctcttcttagagaacggtagggagtagtagggcaaaataatctcttcttagaggggaaggtaaggagaaggagtatTGAGGcgaaataatctcttcttagagggaggtgaggagaaaaataaaagggggcaaactaatctcttcttagaggaaggtagaaaaaagtaatctcctcttaggggacggtaaggagtagtaggccaatataatctcttcttagagaggaaggtaaggagcaGTAGGGCAATATAATCctttcttagaggaaggaaggtaaggattaaggaagggacaaaataatcccttcttagagggggaaggtaaggaaaaagtaaaaaagggtCAGAATAGTCTCTTCTTAGGAGAAGgtaaggtaaggagtagtgggacaaaataatctcttcttagagaacggtagggagtagtagggcaaaataatctcttcttagaggaaggtaagaagggttcagggtttaggtaatctctttttaggtttagggttcagggtttagctaatctcttcttaaagggaGGTAAGTTGTAGtcgggcaaaataatctcttcttagaggaaaggtaaggagggttcagggtttagataatctcttcttaagggaagggagaaaggcaacataatctcttcttaaaagGAAGATAAGTAGCAGTAGAGCACAATAATCTCTTCGTAGGGGGAGTTAAGAAGtagtaaggaaaaatagtctcttcttagaggggaaggtaaggagtagtaagggacaaaataatctcttcttataggaagggagaaagaaaataatctcttcttaaaggaaggaagaaagcaaaataaaagggaggggcaaaataaatctcctcttagagaagggtaaggagtagtgaggcaaagtaatctcctcttagagaacggtaagtagtagta comes from the Plasmodium knowlesi strain H genome assembly, chromosome: 3 genome and includes:
- a CDS encoding U4/U6 small nuclear ribonucleoprotein PRP31, putative, which encodes MATLADTFLQDLEDLEFEEESNFINFNAEKKEGEQDEGDKISHVGEGKFEEDDYEEIVDAIEEFLNEKIKKKERKISELLYDEEFLKIMNNIRNYVMEEGSGADDEDNEEGGEDGEARRAKKRRKKGQSSGEGKEADDVEDDVDEDAAASKESDEVLIEKCIELIIQIDTEILNIHKYVKDIYSTKFPELDSIVYTPLEYISVVSKIKNESDLKNIDFSDILPNTTVMAITVASSMTTGINLSDHSLKNCLSFCNEALELNENRRMILLYLESKMFLLAPNLTMLLGSALTARLISSVGSLKNLSITSSQNLIVVGSSKKSVLGLSNVRKTFGIGILSTSEIVQSVPDAYKKKAISLLAGKCSLASRVDYFKKYPEGQYGLLLRENLISHLIKLQEPPPMKQKKILPMPDEKRKRKRGGKRYRKLKEKTEITELRKQINRLPFGPNSNEDFYTFTDQNAALLNSNITKLKYQSKQKVNNVAKRKNLSVQSSGVTGGLSSSLIFTPLQGIELFNPSVINPRPDPVENKYFSSKAQFRKV
- a CDS encoding protein SOF1, putative, whose protein sequence is MEVKILHRNPEEYKNNPGASTYKHSRNVDPNIHLFQREIEYKRALNATKMDKIFAKPLVKCLDGHDDSVRSLCVSNKSLTDLYSGSCNGFINIWNVLNKTLIKKVKAHEGFVRALCISHDEKFLFSCGDDKYIKQWVIDKSGGVSDIGGREDANSLSPSELVRGEGSLVASQNMMNLSHLSDEVTPKKIYVCKSVPNSIDKHFSEPLIISGSQHLDVWDYYRNNAIASFDYNSEYIYYVKFNYAQRNLVGLTLSDNSVGLADIRTKTPIKKMFLKYRCNSLSWNNMNPKQFVVANEDSNLYTFDMRHLKTATLVHKGFVNAVLDVDYSPIGDKFVACSYDKTVRLFNSDETTSYDVYHTKRMQHVLCCKFSLDTKYVYTGSSDMCIRIWKSCSHEPTGILSNKEKQAINYRNKLKEKYSSLKEIRRIRNHHHVPALIKSMSDKKKVMLEAKRRRENNRVKHSKDTDQLPIPEKKKIFVTEQ